From one uncultured Paludibacter sp. genomic stretch:
- a CDS encoding Na+/panthothenate symporter, translating into MATKEQVLGAAILFALYGIIILYFVIKGSRGTKNINDYAVGSFTFSPVFVALSLAAAMTSAATFVINPGLVATYGVSGYFSFGIVFPIASLTSLVILTKSFRKFGQSVNALSLSSWIGKKYDSKSYALFVAFLTVLLIAFVVLILVALTKVISQALNANQILVLAIIIAFTFGYMMFGGANSMVYTNVIQASIMVLVALILIGSGIQFLKDGVGGFFEKLGAIDPNLVAVTNTKSPLFRDFFEIILAQIIVGAAVVCQPHIITKSLLLKKENDVNKFLVVTVIVQMLFFTVVVAGLFARLKFPDLMQNGKALNVDSIIPAYVISVFSGGFGALLVGLLVILGLISAGFSTIEGLIQSLSTTITTDIIKPLFGRNITNEKKYVNINRIVIIVLAIVSFFVARDQILHPKLSVAIFAQNGVYAYFSILFVPIIFGIFLKGVKIKAALSGSLTALVVYYTVYYVFPAMMKTGTDFGHFNLYFADKVQNPAIAAAIAIILSLIVGFIVHLTNKKQTESVQQ; encoded by the coding sequence ATGGCAACAAAAGAACAAGTGCTCGGTGCAGCTATTTTATTTGCATTGTACGGAATAATTATTCTATACTTTGTAATTAAAGGTTCACGCGGTACTAAAAATATTAACGATTATGCCGTAGGAAGTTTTACGTTTTCTCCTGTATTTGTTGCGCTTTCGCTTGCAGCAGCAATGACAAGCGCTGCTACTTTTGTGATTAATCCGGGCTTGGTGGCAACCTATGGAGTGAGCGGTTATTTTTCTTTCGGTATTGTTTTTCCTATCGCTTCTTTAACTTCGTTAGTAATTCTTACCAAAAGTTTCCGAAAATTTGGTCAATCTGTTAATGCTCTTTCTCTTTCGAGTTGGATTGGGAAAAAATACGATAGTAAAAGTTATGCTCTTTTCGTGGCTTTTCTCACGGTGCTTTTAATCGCTTTTGTTGTACTTATTTTAGTGGCTTTGACAAAAGTTATATCACAAGCATTAAATGCGAATCAAATTTTAGTTCTTGCAATTATCATTGCGTTTACATTCGGTTATATGATGTTCGGAGGAGCAAATTCAATGGTTTATACTAACGTAATTCAGGCAAGTATAATGGTTTTAGTTGCTTTGATTTTGATAGGATCCGGTATTCAGTTTTTAAAAGATGGAGTAGGAGGTTTTTTTGAGAAATTAGGAGCGATTGACCCCAATCTTGTAGCTGTAACCAATACTAAAAGTCCTCTTTTCCGTGACTTTTTTGAAATCATTTTAGCGCAAATTATTGTAGGCGCCGCCGTTGTTTGTCAACCGCACATTATTACCAAATCACTTTTACTGAAAAAAGAAAACGATGTAAATAAATTTTTAGTAGTAACGGTAATTGTTCAAATGCTCTTTTTTACCGTAGTTGTAGCCGGACTTTTTGCACGACTTAAATTTCCCGATTTGATGCAGAACGGAAAAGCTTTAAATGTAGACAGCATCATACCCGCGTATGTTATTTCAGTTTTTTCAGGTGGATTTGGTGCGCTGTTGGTTGGTTTGTTGGTTATTTTAGGATTAATCAGCGCGGGTTTTTCCACTATAGAAGGATTAATTCAATCGCTGAGCACTACCATTACTACCGATATTATTAAACCACTTTTTGGAAGAAATATTACGAATGAAAAAAAATATGTCAACATTAATCGAATAGTAATTATTGTATTAGCAATAGTCTCATTTTTTGTGGCGCGGGATCAGATTCTCCATCCTAAATTAAGTGTGGCAATTTTTGCTCAAAATGGAGTTTACGCTTATTTTTCTATTCTTTTTGTTCCAATTATTTTTGGAATATTTTTAAAAGGAGTAAAAATTAAAGCAGCCTTGTCAGGTTCGTTAACTGCATTAGTGGTATATTATACCGTGTATTATGTTTTTCCTGCAATGATGAAAACAGGAACTGATTTCGGACATTTCAATTTGTATTTTGCCGATAAAGTTCAAAATCCGGCAATAGCAGCAGCGATAGCAATTATACTTTCATTAATTGTAGGATTTATTGTACATTTGACTAATAAAAAGCAAACTGAAAGCGTTCAACAGTAG
- the cat gene encoding 4-hydroxybutyrate coenzyme A transferase, producing MKTLEEIYKNKLIPLWKVADLLKSDIDVIVAQCASEPQGCMSHFHLAKDKARDVKVFSVLTLKPYDFYMKPEMKGHFELCSWFHAPGSRKALKEKTGTVTYVPNMLHRAASDRMKVRRPYMFVGTCTPPDEKGFVSLSLGITYEKDILEAAEITVLEVNDQLPRTFGDTQVHISDVTYFTEYSQLPPTLPEPVPDETAMSIGKNIANLIEDGSTIQLGIGEIPNAAALMLKDKKDLGVHTEMMVDSMMELYEMGVITNKQKSIHKGKFICTFAMGSEKLYKWLDNNQAVEFLRGSYVNDPCLIRQNSKMVSINTCIMVDFTGQVASESMGIEQYSGTGGQSDTAVGATEGLDGKGKSIIACRSTAKNGTISTIVPVLPAGTGVTLHRSNTDYVVTEHGSVRLTGLTVRERTEALISIAHPDFREELKKQAQEMGYID from the coding sequence ATGAAAACACTTGAAGAAATTTATAAAAATAAACTTATTCCGCTCTGGAAAGTGGCGGATTTATTAAAAAGCGATATTGATGTAATTGTAGCTCAATGCGCTTCGGAACCACAAGGTTGTATGTCGCATTTTCATTTGGCAAAAGATAAAGCTCGTGACGTAAAAGTGTTTTCGGTATTAACATTGAAGCCTTACGATTTTTATATGAAACCTGAAATGAAAGGACATTTTGAACTTTGCAGTTGGTTTCACGCACCCGGTTCACGTAAAGCATTAAAAGAAAAAACAGGAACGGTAACTTATGTTCCTAATATGCTTCACCGCGCAGCTTCCGACCGTATGAAAGTACGTCGTCCCTATATGTTTGTAGGTACTTGTACACCACCCGACGAAAAAGGTTTTGTTTCACTTTCACTCGGTATTACTTATGAAAAAGATATCTTGGAGGCGGCTGAAATCACTGTTTTAGAAGTGAATGATCAACTTCCGAGAACCTTTGGAGATACTCAAGTGCATATTTCGGATGTTACTTATTTTACGGAATATTCCCAACTTCCACCTACACTACCCGAACCTGTACCGGACGAAACAGCCATGTCAATCGGGAAAAATATTGCTAATTTAATTGAAGATGGCTCAACAATTCAATTGGGCATTGGTGAAATTCCCAATGCGGCTGCTTTGATGTTGAAAGATAAAAAAGATTTGGGAGTTCATACGGAAATGATGGTTGACAGTATGATGGAATTATATGAAATGGGAGTTATTACCAATAAACAGAAAAGCATTCATAAAGGAAAATTTATCTGCACTTTTGCTATGGGAAGTGAGAAATTGTATAAATGGTTAGACAATAATCAAGCAGTGGAATTTCTTCGTGGAAGTTATGTGAATGATCCTTGTTTAATTCGTCAAAATTCTAAAATGGTTTCGATAAACACATGTATAATGGTCGACTTTACAGGTCAGGTAGCAAGTGAAAGTATGGGAATCGAACAGTATTCAGGTACGGGCGGACAAAGCGATACCGCTGTAGGAGCTACAGAAGGATTGGATGGAAAAGGAAAATCCATTATAGCTTGTAGGTCTACAGCGAAAAACGGAACAATTTCTACTATTGTGCCTGTATTGCCTGCTGGAACAGGAGTTACATTACACAGAAGTAATACCGATTATGTTGTTACTGAACACGGGAGCGTACGTTTGACCGGATTAACTGTAAGGGAACGTACAGAGGCGCTGATATCTATCGCTCATCCTGATTTTAGGGAAGAATTGAAAAAACAGGCGCAAGAAATGGGATATATTGATTGA
- a CDS encoding 3-oxoacyl-(acyl-carrier-protein) synthase, KASIII, whose protein sequence is MLPIKILSTSIYVPGEPIDNMELKKLTGIEFDAAKIENKIGIKQRHIARLRGLQETTADFVTKAAEQVIQNAGITPDEIGLIIVATDTPEYITPATAILLQGRIQGGEKWSMAFDVAASCASFTMAFDTASRILSTNPKIKYALITGVYNMPAFIREGDAFSYPIFADGAASFILTKDENSSSIYIGNQMLTDGTQFDYIGIYAGGSKMPVTKDILDEKKNGLLSLKPLPGDRNVRLWPIVVEKLLKEYDTKADEIDHYIFTQINKSVIQKVMEELKQPEEKAMFVMDKYGYTGSACVPMAFHEGVKSGKIKRGDKVLFMASGAGLSVGSNLIIY, encoded by the coding sequence ATGTTACCGATAAAAATATTAAGTACGTCAATTTATGTACCGGGAGAACCAATTGATAATATGGAACTCAAGAAATTAACAGGAATTGAATTTGACGCAGCTAAAATAGAGAATAAAATAGGGATAAAACAACGTCATATCGCTCGTTTACGTGGATTACAAGAAACTACAGCTGACTTTGTTACCAAAGCCGCCGAGCAAGTCATTCAAAATGCGGGGATTACACCTGACGAGATTGGATTAATAATTGTTGCAACAGATACTCCGGAATACATTACGCCCGCCACAGCTATTTTATTACAGGGAAGAATTCAAGGCGGCGAAAAATGGAGTATGGCATTTGACGTTGCAGCTTCATGTGCCAGCTTTACAATGGCTTTTGACACGGCTTCTCGTATTTTATCAACCAACCCGAAAATAAAATATGCTCTTATTACGGGTGTATATAATATGCCTGCTTTTATTCGCGAGGGAGATGCTTTCAGTTATCCTATTTTTGCCGATGGAGCCGCTTCATTTATCTTAACAAAAGATGAAAATTCTTCTTCAATATACATTGGAAACCAGATGCTTACCGATGGAACTCAATTTGATTACATAGGAATTTATGCGGGTGGAAGTAAAATGCCAGTAACTAAAGATATTTTGGATGAAAAGAAAAACGGATTGTTAAGTTTAAAACCACTTCCGGGGGATAGAAACGTACGACTCTGGCCTATAGTTGTAGAAAAATTATTGAAAGAATATGATACAAAAGCAGATGAAATCGATCATTATATTTTTACACAAATTAATAAATCTGTGATACAAAAAGTAATGGAAGAACTCAAACAACCGGAAGAAAAGGCGATGTTTGTAATGGATAAATATGGCTATACCGGTTCAGCTTGTGTTCCTATGGCATTTCATGAAGGAGTGAAATCTGGGAAAATAAAAAGAGGAGACAAGGTGCTTTTTATGGCTTCAGGTGCGGGATTATCGGTTGGAAGTAATTTAATTATTTATTGA
- a CDS encoding 3-oxoacyl-(acyl-carrier-protein) synthase, KASIII: MVNVGIVGTGIYIPGKRMTAAEISEATKGVWSENAVIEKLGIVEKPIPGKEDGTQQMGVNAALDCLKNTGINPLEIDLILCIGEEWKEYPLTTSGIYIQEKIGADNAWAIDIQQRCNSTIAAMKIAKDMMIADEEIKTVMIVGGYRNGDFIDFEDSSVSFMFNLSAGAGAMILKRNYGKNLILGTHIITDGTLARDAGVLYGGTENPITCENANVAYKSLKVFDEKHMKDRLNEVSMKNWFHCIDKAFEKSEVLKSELGFLCCLHFKRSMYDFMLAELGLTTEQSIYLEQYGHIGQIDPILVLHLAQQKGLLKEGTVISMIAAGIGYAWGANVIKWG, from the coding sequence ATGGTTAATGTAGGAATAGTGGGAACAGGAATTTATATTCCGGGAAAAAGAATGACTGCTGCTGAAATTTCTGAAGCTACTAAAGGAGTTTGGAGTGAAAATGCGGTAATTGAAAAATTGGGAATTGTAGAAAAACCCATTCCGGGCAAAGAAGACGGAACGCAGCAGATGGGTGTAAATGCGGCTTTGGATTGTTTGAAAAATACCGGAATAAACCCGCTGGAAATTGATTTAATCCTCTGTATTGGCGAGGAATGGAAAGAATATCCGTTGACAACTTCAGGAATTTATATTCAGGAAAAAATAGGAGCGGATAATGCGTGGGCAATTGATATTCAACAACGTTGCAATTCAACCATTGCAGCTATGAAAATTGCCAAAGATATGATGATTGCTGATGAAGAAATTAAAACAGTGATGATTGTCGGCGGATATAGGAACGGAGATTTCATCGATTTTGAGGATAGTTCCGTTTCGTTTATGTTCAATCTTTCAGCAGGCGCGGGTGCCATGATTTTAAAACGTAATTATGGCAAAAATCTGATTCTTGGAACTCATATAATAACAGACGGAACTTTGGCGCGTGACGCAGGCGTTTTGTACGGTGGAACTGAAAATCCAATTACTTGTGAAAACGCAAATGTGGCATATAAATCTTTAAAAGTTTTTGATGAGAAGCACATGAAGGACCGTTTGAATGAAGTCTCTATGAAAAACTGGTTTCATTGCATTGATAAAGCATTTGAAAAATCGGAAGTTTTAAAAAGTGAATTGGGGTTTTTGTGTTGTTTGCATTTTAAACGTAGTATGTACGATTTTATGCTCGCAGAACTTGGTTTAACCACAGAACAAAGTATTTATTTAGAACAATATGGACACATTGGACAGATTGATCCTATTTTAGTTTTACATTTAGCTCAACAAAAAGGATTATTAAAGGAAGGAACTGTAATTTCGATGATTGCCGCAGGGATTGGTTACGCCTGGGGAGCAAATGTAATAAAATGGGGATAA
- a CDS encoding exported hypothetical protein (Evidence 5 : Unknown function), translated as MKKLFFISILVALIFASCTDDVEVTGVQLDKATLSVNAGDSAILIANAVPSGAKGTVVWSSSDTQIATVSGGVVKGIKEGTANIVATIGTYTATCVVTVNPKPYNASTDGIVGSWISKDENVSVLLKTYFAIDSITAKFKSDNTYLVESYSSGAKTTYVGTYVQTKPTSGTIWTIVLNQSSPTAVKSEGIFEVTGTTPNFTMKYEVAQTEPNIGATPPTTEAGFGSTNGGALSTWNVQTFVRTGN; from the coding sequence ATGAAAAAACTATTTTTTATTTCAATTTTAGTTGCACTCATTTTTGCTTCCTGTACCGATGACGTAGAAGTTACCGGTGTACAACTTGACAAAGCAACTTTATCTGTAAATGCAGGAGATTCAGCAATTCTTATCGCAAATGCTGTTCCTTCGGGAGCAAAAGGCACAGTTGTATGGTCTTCATCCGATACTCAAATTGCGACTGTTTCAGGCGGTGTTGTAAAGGGCATCAAAGAGGGAACAGCCAATATTGTAGCTACAATTGGTACATACACTGCAACATGTGTTGTAACTGTAAATCCAAAACCATATAATGCATCGACAGATGGTATTGTTGGAAGTTGGATTTCAAAAGACGAAAATGTATCGGTTTTATTGAAAACTTATTTTGCAATAGACTCTATTACCGCCAAATTTAAAAGTGATAATACATATTTAGTTGAATCCTATTCATCAGGAGCAAAAACTACGTATGTAGGTACTTATGTTCAAACAAAACCTACCTCGGGAACAATTTGGACAATCGTTTTAAATCAATCAAGTCCAACTGCGGTTAAAAGTGAAGGAATTTTTGAGGTTACAGGGACAACTCCTAATTTTACAATGAAATATGAGGTGGCTCAAACCGAACCTAATATTGGAGCAACGCCTCCGACTACTGAAGCTGGTTTTGGTAGTACTAATGGAGGAGCCTTATCAACTTGGAATGTGCAGACATTTGTAAGAACAGGAAACTAA